A stretch of Portunus trituberculatus isolate SZX2019 chromosome 48, ASM1759143v1, whole genome shotgun sequence DNA encodes these proteins:
- the LOC123498740 gene encoding UPF0193 protein EVG1-like, with product MAVTLRQAVAPGGVYDLPKVSYSDSTKLLIKELIKEASVSAQHQRQIERWVGGGLGLPPHRALTVPSQAPLPPSCQATPPRPHFQTKRSHEAIRKMGLYEPNKLYVPPQPKYGPGSKERCQELMAFGREGAGSHITTKKVPQHPATPSTPVDRFSELMREMEERVVWLESMEAVGAGQKYRGLIASQLALKLRDLELLDQERARDLAKAERQAAATKDHKE from the exons ATGGCGGTGACATTACGTCAAGCTGTGGCGCCGGGGGGCGTATACGACCTCCCTAAAGTATCATACAGCGATTCCACCAAGTTACTTATAAAAG AACTGATCAAGGAGGCCTCTGTCAGCGCCCAGCACCAGCGGCAAATTGAGCGATGGGTGGGCGGCGGGCTAGGCCTCCCTCCCCACCGTGCCCTCACCGTGCCAAGCCAGGcgccgctccctccctcctgccaggccacaccaccacgcccacacTTCCAAACCAAGAGATCCCACGAGGCGATTCGCAAAATGGGACTTTATGAACCTAACAAACTCTACGTCCCACCCCAGCCAA AATATGGGCCAGGCTCGAAGGAGAGGTGCCAGGAACTGATGGCTTTTGGCAGGGAGGGAGCTGgatcacacatcaccaccaagaAAGTGCCTCAACACCCTGCCACTCCCTCAACACCAGTTGACCGCTTCTCAGAGT TgatgagggagatggaggagcgTGTGGTGTGGCTGGAGTCTATGGAGGCGGTGGGTGCTGGACAGAAATACCGTGGCCTCATTGCCTCACAACTCGCTCTGAAGCTCAGGGACTTGGAACTGCTTGACCAAGAGCGAGCCAGAGACCTTGCCAAAGCAGAGAGGCAAGCAGCAGCAACCAAGGATCACAAAGAATGA
- the LOC123498741 gene encoding peroxiredoxin-6-like: MINLGDVFPNFSADSTDGPIKLHSYLGDKWGIIFSHPSDYTPVCTTELGTVAKMMPEFTKRNVKVMAISCDSVEDHLGWIKDVQAYNNLTGDFPYPIIADPDRDLAVTLGMIDPDEKTASGMPLTCRAVFIVGPDKKLKLSILYPATTGRNFNEILRVIDSLQLTSDKKVATPSGWCNGDNCMVLPSISPDEAKKMFPEHKVVQVPSGKEYIRTTPQPQ, encoded by the exons ATGATCAACCTGGGTGATGTCTTCCCAAATTTCTCCGCTGACAGTACTGATGGGCCAATAAAGCTGCATTCTTACCTCGGGGACAA ATGGGGCATCATCTTCTCCCACCCATCAGACTACACTCCAGTGTGCACCACAGAGCTGGGCACTGTGGCCAAGATGATGCCAGAATTCACCAAGAGGAATGTGAAGGTGATGGCTATCTCCTGTGACTCAGTGGAGGACCATTTGGGCTggatcaag GATGTTCAAGCTTACAACAACCTGACTGGTGACTTCCCATACCCCATCATTGCTGACCCTGACCGTGACCTGGCTGTAACTCTTGGCATGATTGACCCAGATGAGAAGACTGCCTCAGGCATGCCACTGACTTGCCGTGCTGTTTTCATTGTTGGTCCTGACAAGAAGCTCAAGCTGTCCATCTTGTACCCTGCTACCACTGGACGCAATTTTAA TGAGATTCTGCGAGTGATTGACTCTCTCCAGCTGACATCCGACAAGAAAGTTGCCACTCCCTCTGGCTGGTGCAATGGTGACAACTGCATGGTGCTGCCCTCCATCTCCCCTGATGAGGCCAAGAAGATGTTCCCAGAGCACAAGGTAGTCCAGGTGCCTTCTGGAAAGGAGTACATCCGCACAACTCCTCAGCCACAGTAA